Proteins from a genomic interval of Serratia marcescens:
- the icmT gene encoding IcmT/TraK family protein produces the protein MDNDYSPWLDSGRPATFWGIPVLVYLVLLIWVIWPSLPVLMFCIALLIFYKVLAIFGYTLTVLLQRLLHRMRGNIITGRPWWYRKFFE, from the coding sequence ATGGATAACGACTATTCCCCCTGGCTCGACAGTGGGCGGCCCGCCACCTTCTGGGGCATTCCCGTATTGGTTTATCTGGTGCTGCTTATCTGGGTCATTTGGCCAAGTCTGCCCGTGCTCATGTTTTGCATCGCCTTGCTGATTTTTTACAAGGTGCTGGCCATCTTCGGTTACACGCTAACAGTGCTGTTGCAACGACTGCTGCACCGGATGCGGGGAAACATCATTACCGGGCGACCTTGGTGGTATCGAAAGTTTTTTGAATAG
- the traJ gene encoding plasmid transfer ATPase TraJ: MTDLDSFDFRGGLTADKLREFFVHCYRHNVSDIHLQSGSPIVVDHHGRKVVAGQFPLEHANLVRLIDEVYTPDIKSLVQGGQGADRPLQLEGDNNGRFGLERGERVRFRTNFIQATIGALNTAIAMTLRIIPSNIPILEDMGIEEDLFRSFLPMDGMGLVCGPTGSGKSTLLASVYQHYGETNPNGKLVTYEDPVEYLLNSPRLLLRPQQSEIGRDVPSFAHGLRLALRRAPHIIGIGEIRDLETLQAAVACAQSGHLTLGTLHAFSPGHAFSRCVLMAPNDSREQIAFDLLDAMRFVVVQHLLPTIDGKRQAVREYVLFDDDWRHRLGLEHYSRWPDMINATLREKQSRIADQAWTLFVEGRIDSRVAERVIGWREFTDKQRRH, translated from the coding sequence ATGACGGATTTAGACAGTTTTGATTTCAGGGGCGGTCTTACCGCTGACAAACTCCGAGAGTTCTTCGTTCATTGTTACCGCCATAACGTATCGGATATTCATCTGCAAAGTGGCAGTCCCATCGTTGTCGATCATCATGGCCGTAAAGTGGTCGCCGGTCAGTTCCCTCTGGAACATGCCAATTTGGTTCGCCTGATTGATGAGGTGTATACCCCGGATATCAAATCCCTCGTTCAGGGGGGGCAAGGGGCCGATCGTCCCCTGCAGTTAGAAGGCGACAATAATGGCCGCTTTGGGCTCGAACGCGGTGAGCGAGTCAGGTTTCGGACCAACTTCATCCAGGCGACGATCGGGGCGCTCAATACCGCCATTGCCATGACTCTGCGTATCATTCCGTCGAACATCCCCATCCTTGAGGATATGGGGATAGAAGAGGATTTGTTCCGCAGCTTTTTACCGATGGATGGCATGGGGTTAGTCTGCGGCCCGACGGGTTCGGGAAAGTCCACACTTCTGGCCTCCGTATACCAGCATTACGGTGAAACAAACCCTAACGGCAAACTGGTGACCTATGAGGATCCTGTCGAGTATTTGTTAAATAGCCCTCGATTATTGCTGCGACCGCAGCAGTCTGAAATAGGACGTGATGTACCCAGTTTTGCCCACGGTTTGCGCCTGGCTTTACGTCGGGCTCCCCATATTATCGGCATCGGTGAAATCCGTGACCTTGAGACGCTCCAGGCTGCAGTCGCTTGCGCCCAGTCCGGACACTTAACGTTAGGTACACTTCACGCCTTCTCACCCGGGCATGCCTTTTCACGCTGTGTCTTGATGGCACCCAACGACTCACGTGAACAAATCGCCTTCGACCTTCTGGACGCCATGCGCTTTGTCGTTGTGCAACACCTGTTGCCGACGATCGACGGCAAACGCCAGGCTGTCCGGGAATATGTGCTGTTTGATGACGACTGGCGCCACCGGCTTGGACTCGAACACTACTCACGCTGGCCCGACATGATCAACGCAACGCTACGGGAAAAACAAAGCCGGATCGCAGACCAAGCCTGGACGCTGTTTGTTGAAGGTCGCATCGATAGCCGTGTCGCTGAGCGAGTGATCGGTTGGCGGGAGTTCACCGATAAACAACGGAGGCATTGA